The following coding sequences lie in one Desulfobacterales bacterium genomic window:
- a CDS encoding metallophosphoesterase — translation MMRGRFFPARRGKLTGRRPDAVDTVPAGRGAVPPPGRARSRPYRWPGLIILILLTFSGCAPVPRNQGQAVVDPDATLFRFVFTGDSRGNYKTDPPVYLEEELLVQVVGHILALEPKPDFVIFNGDMVAKTTFTKAPEKIARWRAIFEEPLRAKNIKLYTTPGNHIIDQKERCPAGEICYISKFNEYFRADNPANGPAGYGGVSYSFTRENTHFVTVTSFTSHEGPDNSEIDPAEFVQRKKQFEYFINRPNREWLEQDLARDESTFTIFFTHCPLYPVGPHYKDRKSLHAHPANRDAVAGILAADGVDVVFASHEHLYARADIGPANPAGGSGPGTGMVESVVGAASAPLSSAPARPDMRFEKYLSAYGFLVADVKKDRIECYFYNETGQLLDAFTVPARTGR, via the coding sequence ATGATGCGAGGTAGATTTTTTCCGGCCAGGAGAGGAAAGTTGACCGGCCGCCGGCCGGATGCGGTTGATACGGTGCCAGCAGGACGCGGGGCTGTTCCGCCGCCGGGGCGGGCTCGGTCCCGCCCTTACCGCTGGCCGGGTCTGATCATCCTCATCCTGCTGACCTTTTCGGGCTGCGCGCCTGTTCCGCGGAACCAGGGACAGGCTGTTGTTGATCCTGACGCCACCCTTTTCAGGTTCGTCTTTACCGGGGATTCCCGCGGTAATTACAAGACCGATCCGCCGGTTTACCTGGAAGAGGAACTGCTTGTCCAGGTGGTCGGCCATATCCTGGCCCTGGAACCGAAACCTGATTTTGTCATATTCAACGGCGATATGGTGGCAAAAACAACCTTTACCAAGGCCCCGGAAAAGATCGCCCGCTGGCGGGCCATTTTCGAGGAACCGCTCCGGGCAAAGAATATCAAGCTTTATACCACCCCCGGCAACCATATCATTGACCAGAAGGAACGGTGCCCGGCCGGCGAGATCTGCTATATCTCAAAGTTCAACGAGTATTTCCGGGCGGACAACCCGGCAAACGGGCCTGCCGGCTATGGGGGGGTGAGCTATTCCTTTACCCGTGAAAACACCCATTTTGTCACGGTTACTTCCTTTACCAGCCATGAAGGGCCGGACAACAGCGAGATCGATCCGGCCGAGTTCGTGCAGCGCAAAAAGCAATTTGAATATTTTATCAACCGGCCCAACCGTGAGTGGCTTGAACAGGATCTTGCCCGGGACGAGTCAACCTTTACCATCTTTTTCACCCACTGCCCCCTGTACCCGGTCGGACCGCATTATAAAGATCGGAAAAGTCTCCATGCCCACCCCGCGAACCGGGACGCGGTTGCCGGGATTCTGGCGGCCGACGGGGTGGATGTTGTTTTTGCCTCCCACGAACATCTCTATGCGCGGGCTGACATCGGCCCTGCCAATCCGGCCGGCGGCTCCGGTCCGGGGACCGGGATGGTGGAGAGCGTGGTGGGTGCGGCCAGCGCACCCTTGAGTTCGGCCCCGGCCCGGCCTGATATGCGTTTTGAAAAATATCTGTCAGCCTATGGTTTTCTGGTCGCGGATGTAAAGAAAGATCGAATCGAGTGTTATTTTTACAATGAGACCGGGCAGCTGTTGGACGCGTTTACAGTACCGGCCCGCACCGGCCGCTAA